In Hydractinia symbiolongicarpus strain clone_291-10 chromosome 4, HSymV2.1, whole genome shotgun sequence, the following proteins share a genomic window:
- the LOC130641907 gene encoding 5-methyltetrahydropteroyltriglutamate--homocysteine methyltransferase-like produces MNVCEETKCGLRTTLIGSMPKPDYLKIPCWISNGKENPNYIANYNDVKKQFTSEQLQDQVEKAIRETINFQSSIGISVGTDGEMGRNQYVYSFCRNLNGFDFDNLKEKICRNNSWVGNLPQIISKLSLKPENERSDPQEEWRMAQNMSSIPIKYTIPGPLTIADTTANEFYEDEEELSSDLVNCINHAVLGLAKEGCKYIQIDEPVLVRYPEKALKFAIKSLQKCFDGVPDDVTKIVHMCCGYPVYLDQTDYQKADQDAYMKVADALDQIGLDMISLEDAHRRNSMELFKKFKNTTIILGVIDVVKSRVETVDEIKNHIKEVLDYIPLTRLVIAPDCGLIFLPQDILEKKLKNMVEAAKSFSIAD; encoded by the exons ATGAACGTTTGTGAAGAAACAAAATGCGGCTTACGAACAACTCTAATTGGGAGTATGCCGAAACCTGATTATCTAAAGATACCTTGCTGGATATCTAATGGCAAAGAAAACCCAAATTACATTGCTAACTACAAcgatgtaaaaaaacaatttacttCTGAGCAGTTGCAAGATCAAGTGGAAAAGGCAATTAGAGAAACCATAAATTTTCAAAGTTCTATTGGGATTTCAGTTGGAACGGACGGCGAAATGGGTCGTAATCAGTATGTATATAGTTTTTGTCGCAACTTGAATGGCTTTGATTTCGATAATCTAAAGGAGAAAATCTGTCGCAATAATAGTTGGGTTGGCAATCTTCCACAAATTATTTCCAAACTGTCATTGAAACCTGAGAATGAACGATCAGATCCTCAAGAGGAATGGAGAATGGCCCAAAACATGTCTTCCATACCTATCAAATACACCATTCCAGGCCCTTTAACAATTGCAGATACTACGGCTAATGAATTCTATGAAGATGAAGAGGAACTTTCAAGTGATCTTGTAAATTGCATAAACCATGCAGTGTTAGGATTAGCGAAGGAAGGCTGTAAGTATATTCAG ATTGATGAGCCTGTGTTGGTGAGATATCCAGAAAAAGCTTTAAAATTTGCAATAAAGtcattgcaaaaatgttttgacgGTGTTCCGGATGATGTGACGAAAATAGTTCATATGTGTTGTGGTTATCCAGTGTATCTT GACCAAACAGACTACCAGAAAGCAGATCAAGATGCTTACATGAAGGTAGCGGATGCTTTAGACCAGATAGGTCTTGACATGATTTCATTGGAGGATGCTCACAGAAGAAACAGTATGGAGctatttaagaaatttaaaaacactaCG ATAATTCTTGGTGTCATCGATGTAGTTAAAAGTCGTGTTGAAACTGTTGACGAGATAAAGAATCACATCAAAGAAGTTCTTGATTACATTCCCTTGACAAGATTGGTGATCGCACCAGATTGTGGATTGATATTTTTACCACAGGATATATtagaaaaaaagttgaaaaatatggTTGAAGCAGCAAAATCATTTTCTATCGCTGATTGA
- the LOC130641906 gene encoding actin-related protein 3 has translation MAMRQPACVIDNGTGYTKMGFAGNTEPQFIMPSAIAVKQSAKVGGKSTSFKGVEDLDFFIGDEAVDKPNYATKWPIRHGIVEDWDLMERFWEQCIFKYLRAEPEDHYFLLTEPPLNTPENREYTAEIMFESFNVPGLYIAVQAVLALAASWTSRQVGERTLTGTVIDSGDGVTHVIPVAEGYVIGSCIKHIPIAGRDITFFIQQLLKEREVGIPPEQSMETAKAIKERFCYTCPDIVKEFTKYDADPGKWIKQYEGEHSINKKKFSVDVGYERFLGPEIFFHPEFSNPDFSTSISETVDSAIQHCPIDVRRGLYKNVVLSGGSTMFRDFGRRLQRDLKRVVDSRLKLSEELSGGRIKPKPIECQVITHSMQRYAVWFGGSMLASTPEFYQVCHTKAQYDEYGPSIARHNPVFGTMS, from the exons gtATACTAAAATGGGTTTTGCTGGAAACACTGAGCCTCAGTTCATTATGCCATCAG CCATCGCTGTCAAACAAAGTGCAAAAGTTGGAGGAAAATCAACTTCATTCAAAGGTGTAGAAGATTTAG atttttttattggTGACGAAGCTGTTGATAAACCAAATTATGCCACCAAG TGGCCCATTAGACATGGAATTGTTGAGGATTGGGATTTAATG GAACGTTTTTGGGAACAATGTATATTCAAATACTTACGAGCTGAACCTGAAGACCACTACTTTCTTCTCACTGAACCTCCACTAAACACACCTGAGAATCGGGAATATACTGCTGAAATTATGTTTGAATCATTCAATGTTCCTGGGTTATACATTGCTGTGCAGGCTGTCCTGGCATTAGCTGCTTCTTGGACTTCAAGACAAGTTGGTGAACGAACTCTAACGGGTACTGTTATTGACTCGGGTGATGGTGTTACTCATGTTATCCCAGTT gcgGAAGGTTATGTTATTGGAAGTTGCATCAAACATATACCAATTGCTGGCAGAGACATTACTTTCTTCATTCAACAATTATTAAAGGAACGTGAAGTTGGAATTCCACCTGAGCAGTCCATGGAAACTGCCAAAGCGATCAAG GAGCGTTTTTGTTATACTTGTCCCGACATTGTCAAAGAATTCACCAAGTATGATGCAGATCCTGGCAAATGGATCAAACAGTACGAAGGAGAACATAGCATCAACAAAAAG aaATTCTCCGTTGACGTTGGATATGAAAGATTTTTAGGTCCAGAAATCTTTTTTCATCCCGAG TTTTCCAACCCTGACTTTTCCACCTCCATATCAGAGACAGTAGACAGTGCTATTCAACATTGTCCAATTGACGTCCGTAGAGGTCTATATAAG AATGTAGTACTATCTGGAGGATCCACTATGTTCCGTGATTTCGGTCGTCGGCTGCAACGAGATCTAAAACGTGTTGTAGATTCAAGATTAAAATTGAGCGAAGAGCTTAGTGGAGGAAGAATTAAG CCAAAACCAATTGAATGCCAAGTTATTACTCACTCAATGCAGCGTTACGCAGTCTGGTTTGGTGGTAGTATGTTGGCCTCTACA CCTGAATTTTACCAAGTATGCCACACGAAAGCACAGTATGATGAATATGGTCCAAGTATCGCACGCCATAATCCTGTTTTCGGTACAATGTCTTAG
- the LOC130642340 gene encoding uncharacterized protein K02A2.6-like gives MLKLSAIHQDHSQRQNKNICKWSANVLVSNMHRKFKQKLTVTADRKIILKGSRIVLPASLHKVSVMLAHSGHQSLTNTKAPTINKLRSMPSHNIKEEIRVRKTNTHTPPPLAYLFMDWKSKFPEIGFLKSTNSAAVIKPFERTFSLFGYPNKLVSDNGLPFKSFEIRKYMEEKGITHRKITPFLPQANSQVERFMGPLANSLRKASIENRDFQIACYNFLLSYCTTPHSTTNVTPADLMFNCKIKTTLPDWTNHVDVNTED, from the exons ATGCTGAAGTTATCAGCTATTCATCAAGATCACTCACAGAGacagaacaaaaatatttgcaagtgGAGCGCAAATGTCTTAGTATCAAATATGCAT cgaaaattcaaacaaaaactTACAGTCACCGCTGACCGAAAGATTATACTAAAGGGCTCCCGTATTGTACTACCCGCTTCTTTGCACAAAGTCTCAGTTATGCTCGCTCACTCCGGGCACCAGAGTTTAACCAATACTAAAGCCCCAACGATAAACAAACTGCGTAGCATGCCAAGCCACAACATCAAAGAGGAAATACGAGTCCGTAAAACCAACACCCATACACCCCCACCCTTGGCATACC TCTTTATGGATTGGAAATCGAAATTCCCAGAAATCGGGTTTCTAAAAAGCACCAATTCTGCAGCCGTCATTAAACCTTTCGAAAGAACATTTAGCCTATTTGGTTACCCGAACAAACTAGTGAGTGACAACGGACTACCATTCAAATCTTTTGAAATCCGTAAATACATGGAAGAGAAAGGGATTACGCATCGCAAGATCACACCATTCTTGCCTCAAGCCAATAGTCAGGTGGAACGCTTTATGGGACCACTGGCAAACAGTCTCAGAAAAGCCTCCATTGAGAACCGAGACTTTCAAATCGCATGCTACAACTTCCTGCTATCTTATTGTACTACACCCCACAGTACAACCAATGTCACTCCGGCAGACCTGATGTTCAATTGTAAAATCAAAACGACTTTACCTGACTGGACAAATCACGTTGACGTAAACACTGAAGATTAA